Below is a genomic region from Citrobacter tructae.
AACGCGCCGAGGGTCGCCAGAGTAACGGAAACCAGCGTCGCCATCAGAGCTTGCGGCAACTGGGGATCGGCGAACAGCGCCTGCCAGTGAGTAAGGGAAAGCGCAGGCGCTACCAACGTGACGGCGGCAGGTAACAGCGGCAAATAGATGACCGCCATGACGCCCCATAGCAACAGGATTAATGCGTACCGTAACGGCGTAGCCATTCTTGTTCCAATGCGTTTACCCAGGCCGCATGCGGTTCAGGAAGTACAGCGGGGAGTCCTTTTGGGATCCGCGCCTGCAACGCTTCACGCTGAGCGGCGGGTAATTTTTGCGGTTCGAGAACCGAAGGGTCACCCCAGTAAGTGGGGTCTGCTTTCCGCAGTTGCGCCTCAGGAGAAAGCAAGAAATTAGCGACGACTTTTGCCCCAGCCTTGGCGCTGGCGTTCGCCGGAATAGTGACAAAATGCACATTGCCAATCATTCCTTGCGAAAAACCAAAGCTGTAGCTGTTTTTGGGTAATTCACTGTGGGCCACTTTTTGTTGGGCATGCGCGGGGTTAAAGGTCAGCGATAAACGCAGCACGCCGTTATTCAGCAGCGCGTCCATTCGCGCGGGTGTGGGGGGGAAATCTTTCCCTTCACGCCATAAAAAAGGATGCAGCGCGTCCAGATACTGCCACAGCGGGGCGGTAACTTCAGCGAACGTCGCGCTATCGGGCGCTATTTTCAGCGCTTGCGGCTGCGTGGTGAGCGTAATCAGTAACTGCTCGAGAAAAGCCGTTCCGGTAAAGTCAGGCGGGCGCGGGTAGGTCACCGTACCGGGATGTGTTTTAGCAAACGCCAGCAATGCCTGCGGGGTTTGCGGCGGTTGTTCGGTAATATTACGTTCGGCGATAAAAGTTAGCTGCGCGCCGCCCCACGGTGACTCGGCACCCTCCGTTGGGATGGAGAAGTCTTCGCTGACAGGCTGCAGGGTATCAACATAGCGCCAGTTGGGTAGCGTTTGCGCCCACTGGGTTTGCAGCAGGTTTGCTTCTTTTAGCGTACGGAAATTTTCGCCATTCACCCACAGTAAATCGACGGAGCCGCCGGTTTTACGCCCAGAAGTTGCCTCCGTTTGAATACGCTTTACCGCGTCGGCGGCATCGGCCAGACGCACAATTTTCAGGTTAATGGCGTAATGCGTTTTCATCTCGCTGCTCACCCAGTCGAGATACTGGTTCACTGCATTATCACCCCCCCAGGCGTTGAACCACACCGTCTGACCATGGGCTTCATTTTTGACTTGCTGCCAGCTGTCGTCCTGCGCGAAGGTCGTCAGCGGAGAAAACAGCAAACCCAGGCACAATAAGCAGTAACGCATACTCACTCCAATCGTTAATGGTGGCTTCAGGAGTGTTTCCCGTGCCGCTCAAGATAAAGACTTCTCACCACGGAAATCACTACCGTCAGTGCAAACAGCACAAACAACCCGGTCACGAACCAGAACGTTCCTCCGGTTAGCAGGCTTCCGGCCCAGGAATAGACGATGGTTGCGGGCAACTGACCCATGCCGGTGGCGAGGAAAAAATGACGAAAGCGGATCGAGGTCAGACCGGCGGCATAGCTTACCGGGTCAAAGGGAACGAAAGGTAACAGGCGACAGACCAGAATTGTGTGTTTGCCGTAGCGCTCAAAAAAGGCGTCCATGCTGTTCAGCACAGTTTTCCCGGTCAGTTTTTCCACCGTGCTACGGCCAAAGATACGGGCGATAAAAAAACATAACGCCGCGCCTGCCATCGCGCTGCTCCAGGAGAGAACGCCCCCCCAAAATGCGCCGAACAATGACGCATTGGCAAAAGTGATCACAAACGCCGGGAGCGGGGCAATAATGGCCTGTAAGACCATCAAGCAAAACGACACCACCGCAGCCTGAGCACCGTATGATCGAATAAGATTTTCAATGGCGTGTGGGTCAACTGTTGCGAATGCCGCCAGGCTGTGAGCGATAAAATCACTGACGCCAGGCACCCATGCCCAGGACATCAGCGCCAGTAGTAGCAGGATAACCAGCCCGGCCCGGCAATATCGTACGACGTGCGTTTTATTCAGCTTCATGATTTATCAGCTAACTCACCGTTGGTAGAGGGAACGATGCGCTTCACGCGGGCCCAGGCTTTTACCGCCTGTACCAGGGCGAATAAAATGAAGCCAGCAATACTGAGTTTAACCATAAATGTCAGGGTGATGCCTTCGCTGGCGAGCTCATGCGACATCAGCGTATAGATAAACAGACCGGGTAAGGTAGTGACCGCAGAAATGACAGTAAACGACCAGAATGAGATGGTAGTTAACCCATAGGCATAATTTTGAATGTTGTATGGGAACAACGGCACCAGTCGGGTGAAAATCAGAAAATCGATCCCGCTTTGGGCAATGCCTTTTTCGATGGCCTGAAAGATTGTCGTATGTCCGACATATTTCAGCAGCAGATCGCGACCCAGCCAGCGGGCCAGCAGAAATGACAGCGCCGAGGCAACGGTGGCTGCAAACAGGGAAACAAGGGTTCCCATCACCGGGCCAAACAGGATGCCGCCGACAATCACCAGAACGCTGCCGGGGATCAAACACAGCGCCGCAACGATAAACAGCAGAATGTACAGCGCGTAACCGAACATGCCGCTCTGGCGGATGAGGTCTTGTAAATGTTGGAAATGGGTTATCAGGCCGCTCAGGCCGGAATAATGGAAAACGCCCACCAGAACACAGAGGAGTAGCGCAACGATCAGCAGTCTGTATTCTGCTTTATGCGAACTTCTTTTTCATGGGGGTCTCCTGTAAAACCGGGGAAATAAAGCGTTTTCGTCAGCGAAAAGTGCGCGCGAAGATATAATAAAATCCCGGCCGTAACAATGTATTACCGTCGCTTTATTGATTTTGCACCGAATAAACAGACTCTCCAGGCAAGGCCCGGAGAGTGGCAACGTTCAGCAGATCAGACGCGGAATTTAGCCCATACCGGCGCGTGGTCGGACGGTTTTTCCATGCTGCGGATTTCATAGTCGATACCGGTTTCTTCGCAGCGTTCTGCCAGCGGGTTGCTCGCCAGCAGCAGATCGATACGCAGGCCACGGTTATCGTCAAAGCCTTTCGAACGGTAATCAAACCATGAGAACTGGTCGTTTTTTTCAGGATATGCGTGACGGTATGTATCCACCAGGCCCCAGCCTAGCAGGCGTTCCATCCACTCGCGTTCTTCTGGCAGGAAGGAACATTTACCGGTACGCAGCCAGCGTTTGCGGTTCTCTTCGCCAATGCCGATATCCAGATCGGTGGGGCTGATATTCATATCACCCATGATTAGCACTGGATTATCGCGCTTCAGTTCAGTCTCGAGGTAGTTCTGTAAGTTCTGATAAAACGCGGCTTTGGCCGGGAATTTGGTTTCATGGTCACGGCTTTCACCTTGCGGGAAATAACCGTTGATTACGGTAATGCTGCCCAGGGGGGACGGAATTTCCGCCATGATGATACGACGCTGCGCTTCTTCACCATCACCAGGGAAGCCACGGCGCACCGAGATCGGCGTTTCTTTCGTCAGTAGCGCGACGCCGTAATGGCCTTTCTGACCGTGATAGAAAACGTTGTAACCCAGCTTCGCCACCTCTTCGAGAGGGAACATGTCGTCGTGAACTTTTGTCTCCTGTAAGCCAATCACATCCGGTTGATGTTTTTCGACAATGGCTGCCAGTTGATGAGGACGGGCACGCAGGCCGTTGATATTAAAAGAGACAAATTTCATAGTCGCTGCCACTTTGCAAGATGAATAGTGCAAGGATGGTAGCAGAATTTCCGTTGGCTGACTGCTTCTTGTCACCTGATTCCAACAATGATTGCTAATGGTGTTAACGATGGAGCAAAAACTGCACTGTTTTGGCGCGGTACGCGTCAGAATGGGGCAATAATTTCCGAAAAATTTCGTATACGATCACAATTCCAGAATTATATTTGGCGACTGAATAAAATTGCGTTTTTTCCTCTAATTACTCACCCGATAGGCGAACGTATTCACTTTATATGCACTCAGAGTGAATATCGCTGGGTTATAACTTGTTGATATTCCGTTACCTCATCGCGTTTATGCATATTTTTTGCTGGCTGGCACGAACCCTGCACTCTACATTTACACCGCAAACACTATATTTATTAACATATAAATAACTTTTTATTTACCGTAGAGGTCGCTATGTCTCTGTCAGTTACGCGTGAAAATTTTGATGAATGGATGATGCCCGTATACGCTCCGGCTCCTTTTGTTCCGGTTCGCGGCGAAGGTTCACGTCTGTGGGATCAGCAGGGTAAAGAGTATATCGATTTCGCGGGAGGCATTGCGGTTAACGCGCTGGGTCATGCACACCCGGCTTTGCGGGAAGCATTAAACGACCAGGCAGGTAAATTTTGGCATACAGGAAATGGCTACACCAACGAGCCGGTGCTGCGTTTGGCGAAAAAGCTGATTGATGCCACCTTTGCCGAGCGCGTCTTCTTCTGTAACTCCGGGGCAGAGGCCAACGAAGCGGCATTAAAACTGGCTCGTAAGTACGCCCACGATCGTTTTGGCACGCAGAAAAGCGGCATCGTTGCGTTTAAAAATGCCTTCCATGGCCGCACGCTGTTTACCGTCACCGCCGGTGGTCAACCCGCGTATTCGCAGGATTTTGCGCCATTGCCGCCGGATATCCACCATGCGGTATATAACGATCTCGACTCTGCCAGCCAGCTGATTGATGACACTACCTGTGCGGTGATTGTTGAGCCTGTTCAGGGCGAGGGCGGCGTAGTGCCTGCAACAAAAGCCTTTTTGCAGGGGCTGCGCGAATTATGCGATCGCCACAATGCGCTGCTGATTTTTGATGAAGTGCAGACCGGCGTGGGGCGTACCGGCGAACTGTATGCCTATATGCACTACGGCGTCACGCCGGATCTGCTGACCACCGCCAAAGCGCTGGGCGGCGGGTTTCCTATCGGTGCGCTGCTGGCGACCGAACATTGTGCGAGCGTCATGACGGTCGGTACACATGGCACGACTTACGGCGGTAACCCGCTGGCTTCTGCGGTGGCCGGGAAACTGCTGGATATCGTCAACACGCCGGAAATCCTCAATGGTGTAAAACAGCGTCACGACTGGTTTGTGGAGCGTATTAACGCCATTAACGAACGTTTTGGATTGTTTAGTGAAATTCGCGGACTCGGCCTGCTGATCGGCTGTGTGCTCAATACGGAGTTTGCCGGTAAAGCGAAGCTTATCTCGCAAGAGGCGGCTAGCGCTGGCGTGATGGTGCTGATTGCTGGTGGTAACGTGGTGCGTTTTGCCCCTGCGCTGAACGTCAGCGAAGAAGAGATTGCCACCGGACTGGATCGCTTTGCGCTGGCCTGCGAACGTATTAAAGCTGGAGGTTCATCATGATGGTGATCCGTCCCATTGAACGCGCCGATATCACGGCGTTGATGCAGTTGGCCAGTAAGACCGGCGGCGGGTTGACCTCGCTTCCGGCTAATGAAGCCACGCTGATGGCGCGCATTGAGCGTTCACTGCAAACCTGGCAGGGTGAGCTGCCCAAAAGTGAACAGGGCTACGTTTTTGTACTTGAGGACAGCGCCACCGGCACCGTTGCCGGGATCTGTGCAATTGAAGTGGCGGTCGGGCTCAACGATCCCTGGTACAACTATCGGGTCGGAACGCTAGTCCATGCCTCGAAAGAGCTGAACGTCTACAACGCGTTGCCGACGCTGTTTCTCAGTAATGATCACACTGGCAGCAGCGAGCTGTGCACTCTGTTTCTCGATCCGGAGTGGCGGAAAGAGGGCAACGGCTATTTGCTGTCAAAATCGCGCTTTATGTTTATGGCGGCCTTTCGCGATCGGTTTAATGAAAAAGTCGTGGCCGAAATGCGCGGCGTGATTGATGAACACGGTTACTCCCCATTCTGGCAGAGCCTCGGTAAACGCTTCTTTTCGATGGAGTTCAGCCGGGCGGATTTTCTCTGCGGCACCGGGCAGAAAGCATTTATCGCAGAACTGATGCCCAAGCATCCTATTTATACCCATTTCCTGTCGGATGAAGCGCAAAGCGTAATTGGCGAAGTGCATCCGCAAACGGCACCGGCTCGCGCGGTGCTGGAAAAAGAAGGCTTCCGCTATCGTAACTATGTCGATATTTTTGACGGCGGGCCAACGCTGGAGTGCGATATTGACCGGGTGCGGGCTATTCGTAAAAGCAGGCTGGTGGAGGTGGTTGAAGGCCAACCTGCGCCGGGCGAGTATCCGGCATGTCTGGTGGCAAATGAAAACTACCACAACTTCCGTGTCATGCTGGTACGCGCCGATCCGCATACCCAGCGTCTGGTGCTGACGGCGGCGCAGCTGGATGCTCTGAAGTGCCACGCGGGTGACCATGTCCGTTTCGTTCGTCTTTGTGCAGAGGAGAAAACAGCATGACATTATGGATAAACGGCGACTGGGTAACGGGTCTGGGCGAGCGTCGGGTGAAAACCAATCCGGTAAGCGGCGATATGCTGTGGCAAGGAAATGATGCCGATGCCGCACAGGTGTCGCAGGCGTGCCGAGCCGCACGCGCCGCATTTCCGGGCTGGGCAAAGCAACCTTTTGCCGCGCGTCAGGCGGTGGTGGAACAATTCGCGGCGTTGTTGGAGAGCAACAAAGCCGAGCTTACGGCAATTATCGCCCGGGAAACCGGCAAGCCACGTTGGGAAGCGGCTACCGAACTGACTGCGATGATCAATAAAATCGCCATTTCCGTGAAGGCCTACCACGCGCGCACCGGGGAACAACACAACGAACTACCGGATGGCGCGGCGACATTACGCCATCGTCCGCATGGCGTGTTAGCCGTTTTTGGCCCGTATAACTTCCCTGGTCATTTACCGAATGGACATATTGTTCCGGCGCTGCTGGCGGGTAATACGGTGATCTTTAAACCCAGCGAGCTGACGCCGTGGACCGGTGAGGCCGTCATTAAACTGTGGGAGCAGGCGGGACTCCCTGCGGGCGTGCTAAACCTGGTGCAAGGCGGGCGCGAAACCGGGCAGGCGCTGAGTGCGCTGGAAGACCTCGATGGTTTGCTGTTTACCGGCAGTGCAAATACGGGCTATCAGTTACATCGTCAGTTATCCGGGCAGCCGGAAAAAATCCTCGCACTGGAGATGGGGGGGAACAATCCGCTGATTATTGAGAACCCGGAAGATATCGATGCGACCGTCCATCTGACTATTCAGTCAGCGTTTGTTACCGCCGGACAGCGCTGCACCTGTGCCCGTCGTCTGCTGGTTAAAAAAGGCGCGTTGGGCGATGCGTTTCTGGCGCGTCTGGTGGAGGTCAGCCAGCGTTTACTTCCCGGTAACTGGGATGATGAGCCGCAGCCGTTTATCGGTGGGCTTATTTCCGAACAGGCCGCGCAGCATGTGTGTGATGCCTGGCAGCGCCTTGAGGCATTAGGTGGCCGTACGATGCTGGCGCCGCGACAGGTCAAAGACGGCACCTCCCTGCTGGCACCGGGCATTATTGAGCTGACCGGCGTGGCAGACGTGCCGGATGAAGAGGTCTTTGGCCCGCTGCTCGGCGTGTGGCGCTATGACAGCTTTGATGAGGCTATTCGCCTGGCGAACAACACTCGATTTGGCCTGTCGTGCGGGCTGGTCTCACCGGACCGTAATCAGTTTGACCAGTTGCTGCTGGAAGCGCGGGCAGGCATCGTCAACTGGAATAAACCTTTGACCGGGGCTGCGAGCACAGCGCCGTTCGGTGGGGTGGGCGCCTCAGGAAACCATCGCGCCAGCGCGTGGTATGCCGCAGATTACTGCGCCTGGCCGATGGCGAGCCTGGAGTCTCCGGTATTAACGTTGCCGGCGACGCTGAGCCCGGGTCTGGATTTTTCGCGTGAGGAAAAACGATGAAAGCGCGTGAGGTCAATTTCGACGGGCTGGTGGGGTTGACGCACCATTATGCGGGATTGTCGTTTGGCAATGAGGCCTCGACCCGACACCGTTTTCAGGTGTCGAATCCCCGTCTGGCGGCAAAGCAGGGCTTATTAAAGATGAAAGCGCTGGCGGATGCGGGATTTCCTCAGGCGGTGATTCCGCCGCATGAGCGTCCGTATATTCCGGTGTTACGCCAGCTTGGGTTCAGCGGTAGCGATGAGCAGAT
It encodes:
- the astD gene encoding succinylglutamate-semialdehyde dehydrogenase produces the protein MTLWINGDWVTGLGERRVKTNPVSGDMLWQGNDADAAQVSQACRAARAAFPGWAKQPFAARQAVVEQFAALLESNKAELTAIIARETGKPRWEAATELTAMINKIAISVKAYHARTGEQHNELPDGAATLRHRPHGVLAVFGPYNFPGHLPNGHIVPALLAGNTVIFKPSELTPWTGEAVIKLWEQAGLPAGVLNLVQGGRETGQALSALEDLDGLLFTGSANTGYQLHRQLSGQPEKILALEMGGNNPLIIENPEDIDATVHLTIQSAFVTAGQRCTCARRLLVKKGALGDAFLARLVEVSQRLLPGNWDDEPQPFIGGLISEQAAQHVCDAWQRLEALGGRTMLAPRQVKDGTSLLAPGIIELTGVADVPDEEVFGPLLGVWRYDSFDEAIRLANNTRFGLSCGLVSPDRNQFDQLLLEARAGIVNWNKPLTGAASTAPFGGVGASGNHRASAWYAADYCAWPMASLESPVLTLPATLSPGLDFSREEKR
- the astC gene encoding aspartate aminotransferase family protein; translated protein: MSLSVTRENFDEWMMPVYAPAPFVPVRGEGSRLWDQQGKEYIDFAGGIAVNALGHAHPALREALNDQAGKFWHTGNGYTNEPVLRLAKKLIDATFAERVFFCNSGAEANEAALKLARKYAHDRFGTQKSGIVAFKNAFHGRTLFTVTAGGQPAYSQDFAPLPPDIHHAVYNDLDSASQLIDDTTCAVIVEPVQGEGGVVPATKAFLQGLRELCDRHNALLIFDEVQTGVGRTGELYAYMHYGVTPDLLTTAKALGGGFPIGALLATEHCASVMTVGTHGTTYGGNPLASAVAGKLLDIVNTPEILNGVKQRHDWFVERINAINERFGLFSEIRGLGLLIGCVLNTEFAGKAKLISQEAASAGVMVLIAGGNVVRFAPALNVSEEEIATGLDRFALACERIKAGGSS
- a CDS encoding TVP38/TMEM64 family protein; its protein translation is MKLNKTHVVRYCRAGLVILLLLALMSWAWVPGVSDFIAHSLAAFATVDPHAIENLIRSYGAQAAVVSFCLMVLQAIIAPLPAFVITFANASLFGAFWGGVLSWSSAMAGAALCFFIARIFGRSTVEKLTGKTVLNSMDAFFERYGKHTILVCRLLPFVPFDPVSYAAGLTSIRFRHFFLATGMGQLPATIVYSWAGSLLTGGTFWFVTGLFVLFALTVVISVVRSLYLERHGKHS
- a CDS encoding TVP38/TMEM64 family protein — translated: MGVFHYSGLSGLITHFQHLQDLIRQSGMFGYALYILLFIVAALCLIPGSVLVIVGGILFGPVMGTLVSLFAATVASALSFLLARWLGRDLLLKYVGHTTIFQAIEKGIAQSGIDFLIFTRLVPLFPYNIQNYAYGLTTISFWSFTVISAVTTLPGLFIYTLMSHELASEGITLTFMVKLSIAGFILFALVQAVKAWARVKRIVPSTNGELADKS
- the xthA gene encoding exodeoxyribonuclease III, giving the protein MKFVSFNINGLRARPHQLAAIVEKHQPDVIGLQETKVHDDMFPLEEVAKLGYNVFYHGQKGHYGVALLTKETPISVRRGFPGDGEEAQRRIIMAEIPSPLGSITVINGYFPQGESRDHETKFPAKAAFYQNLQNYLETELKRDNPVLIMGDMNISPTDLDIGIGEENRKRWLRTGKCSFLPEEREWMERLLGWGLVDTYRHAYPEKNDQFSWFDYRSKGFDDNRGLRIDLLLASNPLAERCEETGIDYEIRSMEKPSDHAPVWAKFRV
- the astA gene encoding arginine N-succinyltransferase, whose translation is MMVIRPIERADITALMQLASKTGGGLTSLPANEATLMARIERSLQTWQGELPKSEQGYVFVLEDSATGTVAGICAIEVAVGLNDPWYNYRVGTLVHASKELNVYNALPTLFLSNDHTGSSELCTLFLDPEWRKEGNGYLLSKSRFMFMAAFRDRFNEKVVAEMRGVIDEHGYSPFWQSLGKRFFSMEFSRADFLCGTGQKAFIAELMPKHPIYTHFLSDEAQSVIGEVHPQTAPARAVLEKEGFRYRNYVDIFDGGPTLECDIDRVRAIRKSRLVEVVEGQPAPGEYPACLVANENYHNFRVMLVRADPHTQRLVLTAAQLDALKCHAGDHVRFVRLCAEEKTA
- a CDS encoding ABC transporter substrate-binding protein; its protein translation is MRYCLLCLGLLFSPLTTFAQDDSWQQVKNEAHGQTVWFNAWGGDNAVNQYLDWVSSEMKTHYAINLKIVRLADAADAVKRIQTEATSGRKTGGSVDLLWVNGENFRTLKEANLLQTQWAQTLPNWRYVDTLQPVSEDFSIPTEGAESPWGGAQLTFIAERNITEQPPQTPQALLAFAKTHPGTVTYPRPPDFTGTAFLEQLLITLTTQPQALKIAPDSATFAEVTAPLWQYLDALHPFLWREGKDFPPTPARMDALLNNGVLRLSLTFNPAHAQQKVAHSELPKNSYSFGFSQGMIGNVHFVTIPANASAKAGAKVVANFLLSPEAQLRKADPTYWGDPSVLEPQKLPAAQREALQARIPKGLPAVLPEPHAAWVNALEQEWLRRYGTH